The following proteins come from a genomic window of Streptomyces liliiviolaceus:
- a CDS encoding cobalamin B12-binding domain-containing protein — protein MGVAAGPIRVVVAEPGLDGHDREAKAIARALRDAGMEVIYTGPHQTPEHVVGTAIQEDADAIGLSVLPGAHHTLFAAVVELLRERDAADIKVFGGGSIPEADIAPLKAKGVAEIFPPGATTTAVVDWVRANVRRPV, from the coding sequence ATGGGTGTGGCAGCCGGTCCGATCCGCGTGGTGGTGGCCGAACCGGGGCTCGACGGACACGATCGCGAGGCGAAGGCGATCGCGCGGGCGCTGCGGGACGCGGGCATGGAGGTCATCTACACCGGCCCCCACCAGACGCCCGAACATGTCGTGGGCACGGCGATCCAGGAGGACGCCGACGCGATCGGGCTGTCCGTCCTGCCCGGCGCGCACCACACGCTGTTCGCGGCGGTCGTCGAGCTCCTGAGGGAGCGTGACGCCGCGGACATCAAGGTGTTCGGCGGCGGGAGCATCCCTGAGGCGGACATCGCGCCGCTCAAGGCGAAGGGTGTCGCGGAGATCTTCCCGCCCGGGGCCACGACCACGGCCGTCGTGGACTGGGTGCGGGCGAATGTGCGCCGGCCTGTGTAG
- a CDS encoding lipase family alpha/beta hydrolase, with protein MKVTRALLPLLPLCQRLLPTRLAGLSLTLLKATALEIAILAGHLVLYPSGITPERRRSPIPTRSLADLPDPDLDADGTADAARLPTPDKPPVVLLHGFIDNRSVFVLLRRSLAQHGRQQIESLNYSPLTCDIRTAAELLGRHIEEICERTGRQEVDIVGHSLGGLIARYYVQRLGGDVRVRTLVTLGTPHAGTRVVPLMNAHPIVRQMRPGSGVLEELREPAPHCRTRFVSFWSDLDQLMDPLETACVDHPDLLAQNVRVSGIGHLALPVHPAVAAGIRQALDAEEETARAAAHTGGLTVA; from the coding sequence ATGAAGGTCACCAGGGCACTGCTGCCCCTTCTTCCACTCTGTCAGCGCCTGCTCCCCACCAGACTGGCCGGGCTCTCACTGACCCTGCTGAAGGCGACGGCCCTGGAGATCGCGATCCTCGCCGGCCATCTCGTCCTGTACCCCTCCGGCATCACCCCGGAGCGCCGCCGGTCCCCGATCCCGACCCGGTCCCTGGCAGACCTGCCCGACCCGGACCTCGACGCGGACGGCACCGCCGACGCCGCCCGGCTGCCCACTCCGGACAAGCCTCCGGTCGTCCTCCTGCACGGCTTCATAGACAACCGCTCGGTCTTCGTGCTGCTGCGCCGCTCCCTGGCGCAGCACGGCCGACAGCAGATCGAGTCGCTCAACTACTCACCGCTGACCTGTGACATACGGACCGCCGCCGAGCTGCTCGGTCGGCACATCGAGGAGATCTGCGAGCGCACCGGCCGCCAGGAGGTGGACATCGTCGGGCACAGTCTCGGCGGGCTGATCGCGCGCTATTACGTGCAGCGCCTGGGCGGTGACGTCCGCGTCCGGACCCTGGTGACCCTGGGCACCCCGCACGCGGGCACCCGCGTCGTGCCGCTGATGAACGCGCACCCGATCGTCCGGCAGATGCGCCCGGGCTCCGGCGTACTAGAAGAGCTGCGCGAGCCCGCCCCGCACTGCCGTACGCGGTTCGTGAGTTTCTGGAGCGACCTCGACCAGCTGATGGACCCGCTGGAGACGGCGTGCGTCGACCACCCGGATCTGCTCGCCCAGAACGTGCGCGTGAGCGGAATCGGACATCTCGCCCTGCCGGTTCATCCGGCGGTCGCGGCCGGCATACGCCAGGCCCTGGACGCCGAGGAGGAAACCGCCCGCGCCGCCGCTCACACCGGCGGCCTGACAGTGGCGTGA
- a CDS encoding M23 family metallopeptidase, with protein sequence MNDRHPSGTVTPPAPAPDATSAHYASHGRQGVQYGDFTTYDGYPATGFDPAATGSYGTTGGYDMTGAYATTAFDTDPLFGDLPGNGSGTDGSGGGTGSYGTTTGAAHSGNWTDSTGSHQTLNYDPYAAQHHAAYETGSYDTSGVWPDSGYQQLGEIPTQGTSPDGTGQWDANAWHQAEHAAPTQQWTAPTFETGTYDATAWNSDGGEQPQPHTQPQPHTQLHPQAQHESYGLHESHDQQDAYDQRESFHQQATATFEQVPFEEQVTAQGEFIHSGLTDADALADADPDVHARSHDHDHADDEPELLDGVEEITTAAPASRAGSRAAGRSASRSRRRTPPKRSALLTIAVPSACVMGVAGIAAASVTGGDGGDDVQTTAAAPDASAVKPSVANNKLDAQLQSLSADADDFADRASRTQERIDLKAEQAAEKQKALAEAARKERLRPKFAVPVARHGLSAYYGQAGINWMSVHTGIDFPVSYGTTVMAATDGTVRTQWNSAYGNMIIVTAKDGTETWYCHLSTYKVASGTVVKAGDPIAYSGNSGNSTGPHLHFEVRPGGGSAIDPLPWLRSHGIDPT encoded by the coding sequence GTGAACGACCGTCACCCGTCGGGGACCGTAACTCCCCCGGCTCCGGCTCCCGATGCCACCTCGGCGCACTACGCGTCCCATGGTCGGCAGGGGGTCCAGTACGGCGACTTCACCACGTACGACGGATACCCCGCCACCGGTTTTGACCCGGCCGCGACCGGTTCGTACGGCACGACGGGTGGTTACGACATGACGGGTGCCTACGCGACGACCGCGTTCGACACCGACCCCCTCTTCGGCGATCTGCCCGGCAACGGAAGCGGAACCGACGGGAGCGGCGGCGGGACGGGTTCGTACGGCACCACGACCGGGGCGGCCCACAGTGGCAACTGGACCGATTCCACCGGCAGTCATCAGACGCTGAACTACGACCCGTACGCGGCCCAGCACCACGCCGCCTACGAGACCGGCAGCTACGACACGAGCGGTGTCTGGCCGGACTCCGGCTATCAGCAGCTCGGCGAGATCCCGACGCAGGGCACGAGCCCCGACGGCACCGGGCAGTGGGACGCGAACGCCTGGCACCAGGCCGAACACGCCGCCCCCACCCAGCAGTGGACGGCGCCGACCTTCGAGACGGGCACGTACGACGCCACGGCGTGGAACTCGGACGGCGGCGAGCAGCCCCAGCCCCACACGCAGCCCCAGCCCCACACCCAGCTCCACCCGCAGGCGCAGCACGAGTCCTACGGTCTGCACGAGTCGCACGACCAGCAGGACGCTTACGACCAGCGGGAGTCGTTCCACCAGCAGGCCACCGCCACGTTCGAGCAGGTGCCGTTCGAGGAACAGGTCACCGCGCAGGGCGAGTTCATCCACTCCGGCCTCACCGATGCCGACGCTCTCGCCGACGCGGACCCCGACGTTCACGCCCGCTCCCATGATCATGATCACGCCGACGACGAGCCCGAGTTGCTCGACGGCGTCGAGGAGATCACCACCGCCGCGCCGGCCTCCCGGGCCGGGTCCCGCGCGGCCGGCCGTTCCGCTTCCCGGTCGCGCCGCCGCACACCGCCCAAGCGCTCCGCGCTGCTGACGATCGCCGTGCCGTCGGCGTGTGTGATGGGGGTCGCCGGCATCGCCGCCGCGTCCGTGACCGGTGGCGACGGCGGAGACGATGTCCAGACGACGGCCGCCGCGCCCGACGCGAGCGCCGTGAAACCGTCGGTCGCGAACAACAAGCTGGACGCCCAGCTGCAGAGCCTCTCCGCGGACGCGGACGACTTCGCGGACCGGGCGAGCCGCACGCAGGAACGTATCGACTTGAAGGCCGAGCAGGCCGCCGAGAAGCAGAAGGCGTTGGCCGAGGCGGCCCGCAAGGAGCGGCTGCGGCCGAAGTTCGCGGTGCCGGTCGCGCGGCACGGGCTCAGCGCCTACTACGGCCAGGCCGGTATCAACTGGATGTCCGTGCACACCGGTATCGACTTCCCGGTCTCGTACGGCACGACAGTGATGGCCGCGACGGACGGAACCGTCCGTACGCAGTGGAACAGCGCCTACGGGAACATGATCATCGTGACGGCCAAGGACGGCACGGAGACCTGGTACTGCCACCTCTCCACGTACAAGGTCGCCTCGGGGACGGTCGTGAAGGCCGGCGACCCGATCGCGTACTCCGGGAACTCCGGCAACTCCACCGGCCCGCACCTGCACTTCGAGGTGCGCCCCGGCGGCGGTTCGGCGATCGACCCGCTCCCGTGGCTCCGCAGCCACGGCATCGACCCCACCTAG
- the pcrA gene encoding DNA helicase PcrA, translating into MSSLFDDSFLADLKPSGAHEEEPPPPPEDEAPDHGPDDLFGGRFDVPPSRDGHYRDGAPRPLVDPAALLDGLNENQRAAVVHHGSPLLIVAGAGSGKTRVLTHRIAHLLGERKVHPGQILAITFTNKAAGEMKERVEQLVGPRAHAMWVMTFHSACVRILRRESKKLGFTSSFSIYDAADSKRLMALVCRDLDLDPKRFPPKSFSAKISNLKNELIDEEDFAAQASDGFEKTAAQAYAMYQSRLREANALDFDDLIMTTVNLLRAFPDVAEHYRRRFRHVLVDEYQDTNHAQYSLVRELVGSATDPVAHPEDVPPREDDLPPAELCVVGDADQSIYAFRGATIRNILQFEEDYPNATTILLEQNYRSTQTILTAANAVIERNESRRPKNLWTNAGAGARITGYVADTEHDEAQFVVEEIDRLTDAGDAKAGDVAVFYRTNAQSRVFEEIFIRVGLPYKVVGGVRFYERKEVRDVLAYLRVLANPEDSVPLRRILNVPKRGIGDRAEAMIDALSQREKISFPQALRRVDEAYGMAARSTNAVKRFNTLMEDLRTIVESGAGPATVVEAILERTGYLAELQASTDPQDETRIENLQELASVALEFEQEAAGGEGAGTAANEGEGEAEAGTPTGLAAFLERVALVADSDQIPDEDEDGSGVITLMTLHTAKGLEFPVVFLTGMEDGVFPHMRALGQTKELEEERRLAYVGITRARERLYLTRASMRSAWGQPSYNPPSRFLEEIPEAHLDWKRTGSMGAVASGPAGGVAASLSSSRSRSAASGASGFATRRGSSEKPVVSLAVGDRVTHDQFGLGTVVGVKGMGANSEATVDFGGEKPKRLLLRYAPVEKL; encoded by the coding sequence ATGAGCAGCCTCTTTGATGACAGCTTCCTGGCGGACCTCAAGCCCTCCGGGGCCCACGAGGAAGAGCCCCCGCCGCCGCCCGAGGACGAGGCGCCGGACCACGGTCCGGACGACCTGTTCGGCGGGCGCTTCGACGTGCCCCCGAGCAGGGACGGCCACTACCGCGACGGCGCGCCCCGGCCGCTCGTGGACCCGGCCGCGCTCCTGGACGGGTTGAACGAGAACCAGCGCGCGGCGGTGGTCCACCACGGCTCCCCCCTGCTCATCGTGGCCGGCGCCGGCTCCGGGAAGACCCGTGTGCTCACCCACCGCATCGCCCACCTGCTGGGCGAGCGCAAGGTGCATCCCGGTCAGATCCTCGCGATCACCTTCACGAACAAGGCCGCGGGCGAGATGAAGGAGCGCGTCGAGCAGCTCGTGGGCCCGCGGGCGCACGCGATGTGGGTGATGACCTTCCACAGTGCCTGCGTGCGGATCCTGCGCCGCGAGAGCAAGAAGCTCGGCTTCACGTCGTCCTTCTCGATCTACGACGCCGCCGACAGCAAGCGGCTCATGGCCCTGGTCTGCCGCGACCTGGATCTCGACCCCAAGCGCTTCCCGCCGAAGTCCTTCAGCGCCAAGATCTCGAACCTGAAGAACGAGCTGATCGACGAGGAGGACTTCGCCGCCCAGGCCTCCGACGGCTTCGAGAAGACCGCCGCCCAGGCCTACGCGATGTACCAGTCGCGGCTGCGCGAGGCGAACGCGCTGGACTTCGACGACCTGATCATGACGACGGTCAACCTCCTGCGCGCCTTCCCGGACGTCGCCGAGCACTATCGCCGCCGCTTCCGCCACGTTCTCGTGGACGAGTACCAGGACACGAACCACGCGCAGTACTCTCTCGTCCGGGAGCTCGTCGGCAGTGCCACGGACCCCGTCGCGCACCCCGAGGACGTACCGCCGCGGGAGGACGACCTCCCGCCGGCCGAGCTGTGCGTCGTCGGTGACGCCGACCAGTCGATCTACGCCTTCCGCGGCGCGACGATCCGCAACATCCTCCAGTTCGAGGAGGACTACCCGAACGCGACGACGATCCTGCTGGAGCAGAACTACCGCTCCACGCAGACGATCCTGACCGCCGCCAACGCGGTCATCGAGCGCAACGAATCACGCCGCCCGAAGAACCTGTGGACGAACGCGGGCGCGGGCGCGCGCATCACCGGCTACGTCGCCGACACCGAGCACGACGAGGCGCAGTTCGTCGTCGAGGAGATAGACCGTCTCACCGACGCGGGCGACGCGAAGGCCGGCGACGTCGCCGTCTTCTACCGTACGAACGCCCAGTCCCGTGTCTTCGAAGAGATCTTCATCCGGGTCGGCCTGCCCTACAAGGTCGTCGGTGGCGTCCGCTTCTACGAGCGCAAGGAGGTCCGGGACGTCCTCGCGTACCTGCGGGTGCTCGCGAACCCCGAGGACTCCGTACCGCTGCGCCGCATCCTGAACGTGCCCAAGCGCGGCATCGGCGACCGCGCCGAGGCGATGATCGACGCGCTCTCCCAGCGCGAGAAGATCAGCTTCCCGCAGGCGCTGCGCCGCGTCGACGAGGCGTACGGCATGGCGGCCCGCTCGACGAACGCCGTCAAGCGGTTCAACACACTGATGGAGGACCTCCGCACGATCGTCGAGTCCGGCGCGGGCCCGGCGACCGTCGTGGAGGCGATCCTCGAACGCACCGGCTACCTCGCCGAGTTGCAGGCCTCCACCGACCCCCAGGACGAGACCCGTATCGAGAACCTCCAGGAACTCGCCTCCGTGGCGCTGGAGTTCGAGCAGGAGGCGGCCGGCGGCGAGGGCGCGGGCACGGCGGCCAACGAGGGCGAGGGTGAGGCCGAGGCCGGTACGCCGACCGGGCTCGCCGCCTTCCTGGAGCGGGTGGCCCTGGTCGCCGACTCCGACCAGATCCCCGACGAGGACGAGGACGGCTCCGGGGTCATCACCCTCATGACCCTGCACACCGCCAAGGGCCTGGAATTCCCGGTCGTCTTCCTGACCGGCATGGAGGACGGCGTGTTCCCGCACATGCGCGCCCTCGGCCAGACCAAGGAACTGGAGGAGGAGCGGCGCCTCGCGTACGTCGGCATCACCCGCGCGCGCGAGCGGCTCTATCTGACGCGGGCGTCGATGCGCAGCGCGTGGGGCCAGCCCTCGTACAACCCGCCGTCCCGCTTCCTGGAGGAGATCCCGGAGGCGCATCTGGACTGGAAGCGCACGGGTTCGATGGGAGCGGTGGCCTCCGGCCCGGCCGGTGGTGTGGCGGCCTCCCTGTCGTCCTCCCGCTCGCGCTCGGCCGCCTCGGGCGCGTCCGGCTTCGCGACGCGGCGCGGTTCCTCGGAGAAGCCGGTGGTATCGCTGGCGGTCGGAGACCGGGTCACGCACGACCAGTTCGGCCTCGGCACGGTGGTCGGGGTGAAGGGCATGGGGGCGAACTCGGAAGCGACGGTCGACTTCGGCGGCGAGAAGCCGAAGCGCCTGCTGCTGCGGTACGCACCGGTGGAGAAGCTGTAG
- a CDS encoding C40 family peptidase, with protein MAPHRKSRPPSSLGIRTPALATAALTSVALLSQTADASPAAEPRPSTEEVQKKIDDLYQQAGTATEKYNAAKEKTTKQRKRVATLLDDVAQRTEKLNSAREALGTFAAAQYRTGASAPDSASLLLADNPQDYFDQTQLMNRLTARQKQAVDEYVTQRATTSKKRQEASEGLETLTTTQNTLKTSKADVQRKLAEARELLSKLTAEEKARLAAIERKKQEEAQRKADELARQQAADAERRRQEAATQGTGAGTGTGTGTGSTAGSDSASSTKAAKALAFARAQIGKPYVWGASGPGSYDCSGLTQAAWKAAGVTLPRTTWDQVDTGTTVSVDNAQPGDLVFFYDDISHVGIYIGDGMMIHAPKPGAYVREESIYYMPIHSVVRPG; from the coding sequence GTGGCGCCACACCGCAAGTCGCGGCCCCCCAGTTCCCTGGGCATCCGCACGCCTGCCCTCGCCACCGCGGCCCTGACCTCGGTGGCCCTGCTCTCCCAGACGGCGGACGCCTCGCCGGCCGCGGAGCCCAGGCCGAGCACGGAGGAGGTCCAGAAGAAGATCGACGACCTCTACCAGCAGGCGGGCACGGCCACCGAGAAGTACAACGCCGCCAAGGAGAAGACCACCAAGCAGCGCAAGCGCGTCGCCACGCTGCTCGACGACGTGGCGCAGCGCACGGAGAAGCTGAACTCCGCGCGTGAGGCGCTCGGGACGTTCGCCGCGGCGCAGTACCGCACCGGAGCCTCCGCCCCCGACAGCGCTTCCCTCCTCCTCGCGGACAACCCGCAGGACTACTTCGACCAGACCCAGCTGATGAACCGGCTGACCGCCCGCCAGAAGCAGGCCGTCGACGAGTACGTCACCCAGCGGGCCACCACGTCGAAGAAGCGGCAGGAGGCCTCCGAGGGCCTGGAGACGCTCACCACGACGCAGAACACGCTGAAGACGTCCAAGGCTGACGTCCAGCGCAAGCTCGCCGAGGCGCGCGAGCTCCTCTCCAAGCTGACCGCCGAGGAGAAGGCCCGCCTGGCCGCGATCGAGCGGAAGAAGCAGGAAGAGGCCCAGCGCAAGGCGGACGAGCTGGCGCGGCAGCAGGCGGCCGACGCGGAGCGCCGGCGCCAGGAGGCGGCGACGCAGGGCACGGGAGCTGGTACCGGTACCGGTACGGGCACCGGGAGCACGGCGGGCTCGGACTCCGCCTCCTCCACCAAGGCGGCCAAGGCGCTCGCCTTCGCCCGCGCCCAGATCGGCAAGCCGTACGTCTGGGGCGCGAGCGGTCCCGGTTCGTACGACTGCTCCGGTCTGACCCAGGCCGCATGGAAGGCCGCCGGTGTGACGCTTCCGCGCACCACCTGGGACCAGGTCGACACCGGCACGACGGTCTCCGTGGACAACGCCCAGCCCGGCGACCTGGTCTTCTTCTACGACGACATCAGCCACGTCGGCATCTACATCGGCGACGGCATGATGATCCACGCTCCGAAGCCGGGTGCGTACGTCCGCGAGGAGTCGATCTACTACATGCCGATCCACAGCGTGGTGCGGCCGGGCTGA
- a CDS encoding C40 family peptidase — translation MAAHRKPRQRSLGGGTARTAFTIALAGAASATGFDGTGVAAPELTPAQVKAKVDKLYQEAEVATEKYNGAKEKSTKAADRLGTLQDEAARKTERLNSERDALGSLATAQYRDGGVDPSLGLMLSSDPDRYLDGAAFAERAGSRQASAVSRVRTQLRDIEQLRGAAHIELASLEARQADLKRHKKTVTGKLGEARQLLSRLPDADRDRIGADDPDTARASRSGQAPRGLGQGSASTTAPNSRAAAAVSYAYGKLGSPYVWGATGPDAFDCSGLMQAAYRSAGVSLPRTTYAQINAGQRVSRSALQPGDLVFFYSGISHVGMYVGNGQMVHAPNPSAPVRVAPIDEMPFAGATRVA, via the coding sequence GTGGCAGCGCACCGCAAGCCCCGACAGCGCTCACTCGGCGGCGGTACGGCCCGCACCGCCTTCACCATCGCCCTCGCGGGCGCGGCGAGCGCGACCGGGTTCGACGGGACGGGGGTCGCCGCACCCGAGCTGACACCGGCCCAGGTGAAGGCGAAGGTCGACAAGCTGTACCAGGAGGCGGAGGTCGCCACCGAGAAGTACAACGGCGCGAAGGAGAAGTCCACGAAGGCGGCCGACCGGCTCGGCACGCTGCAGGACGAGGCCGCGCGCAAGACGGAACGGCTCAACTCCGAACGTGACGCGCTCGGTTCCCTGGCGACCGCCCAGTACCGGGACGGCGGCGTCGATCCCTCGCTGGGGCTGATGCTCTCCTCGGACCCCGATCGATATCTGGACGGGGCCGCGTTCGCCGAGCGGGCCGGCAGCAGGCAGGCCTCGGCGGTCTCCCGCGTACGCACACAGCTGCGCGACATCGAGCAGTTGCGCGGCGCCGCCCACATCGAACTCGCCTCGCTCGAAGCACGCCAGGCGGACCTGAAACGCCACAAGAAGACAGTCACCGGCAAGCTCGGCGAGGCACGCCAACTGCTCTCGCGGCTGCCGGACGCGGACCGGGACCGCATCGGCGCGGACGACCCGGACACCGCGCGCGCCTCACGGTCCGGCCAGGCCCCCCGCGGCCTCGGCCAGGGCTCCGCCTCCACGACCGCGCCCAACTCCCGGGCGGCGGCCGCGGTCTCGTACGCCTACGGGAAGCTCGGCAGCCCCTATGTGTGGGGGGCCACCGGTCCCGACGCCTTCGACTGCTCGGGGCTGATGCAGGCCGCGTACCGCTCCGCGGGCGTCTCACTGCCCCGGACGACGTACGCGCAGATCAACGCGGGCCAGCGCGTCTCCCGTTCCGCACTCCAACCCGGTGACCTGGTGTTCTTCTACTCGGGCATCAGCCATGTGGGAATGTACGTGGGCAACGGACAGATGGTCCACGCACCCAACCCGTCGGCTCCGGTACGGGTCGCGCCCATCGACGAGATGCCGTTCGCGGGGGCGACGCGGGTGGCGTGA
- a CDS encoding LuxR C-terminal-related transcriptional regulator yields the protein MSDASEPTGAAGAVGPDAGATGAGAAGAGSAEDPAASAPGRRVRVVLVDDHRMFRTGVQAEIGQTERTGVEVVGEAADVDQAVTVITATRPEVVLLDVHLPGGGGVEVLRRCSPLMADPEQPVRFLALSVSDAAEDVIGVIRGGARGYVTKTITGTDLVDSVFRVQDGDAVFSPRLAGFVLDAFASTDAPPVDEDLDRLTQREREVLRLIARGYAYKEIAKQLFISVKTVESHVSAVLRKLQLSNRHELTRWATARRLV from the coding sequence ATGAGCGACGCGAGCGAACCGACCGGAGCGGCCGGAGCAGTCGGGCCGGACGCCGGCGCGACCGGTGCGGGTGCGGCCGGCGCGGGCTCGGCGGAGGACCCGGCGGCTTCCGCGCCCGGGCGGCGGGTGCGCGTGGTGCTCGTCGACGACCACCGCATGTTCCGTACCGGAGTCCAGGCGGAGATCGGGCAGACCGAGCGGACCGGCGTCGAGGTGGTCGGCGAGGCCGCGGACGTCGACCAGGCGGTCACGGTCATCACGGCGACCCGACCCGAAGTGGTCCTGCTCGACGTGCACCTCCCGGGCGGCGGCGGGGTCGAAGTGCTCCGCCGCTGCTCGCCGTTGATGGCCGACCCCGAGCAGCCGGTGCGGTTCCTCGCACTGTCGGTGTCGGACGCGGCGGAGGACGTCATCGGTGTGATCCGGGGCGGCGCCCGCGGCTATGTGACGAAGACGATCACCGGCACGGATCTCGTCGACTCGGTCTTCCGCGTCCAGGACGGCGACGCCGTCTTCTCGCCCCGCCTCGCCGGTTTCGTCCTCGACGCCTTCGCCTCCACCGACGCCCCGCCGGTCGACGAGGACCTCGACCGCCTCACCCAGCGCGAGCGCGAGGTCCTGCGCCTCATCGCCCGCGGGTACGCCTACAAGGAGATCGCCAAGCAGCTCTTCATCTCCGTCAAGACGGTCGAGTCCCATGTCTCGGCGGTCCTGCGGAAGCTCCAGCTCTCCAACCGCCATGAGCTGACGCGGTGGGCGACGGCGCGAAGGCTGGTGTAG
- a CDS encoding ATP-binding protein, with protein MPDAAALTIEDPRPPRKLYRSSDGRWLGGVARGLAGHLGLPVIWVRLVFAGLFMADGLGALLYAAFWFFVPLGVGGVDAERPPALATETSPDGRRRLVARKPDKGQIVALLAMVVVALVFVGNVDLSGGAKAYLWPTVLVGAGVALVWRQADNARRARWMEVGRRKRTISLLRSAAGVLLVAAGVSGIFVLQGSAAHLGSVLQAALAVLVGIALLAGPYLVRMTQDLSEERLMRIRAQERAEVAAHVHDSVLHTLTLIQRNAENASEVRRLARAQERDLRNWLYKPEGTGKDEADEPDTLAEAVKRSAAEVEDKHGVPIEVVVVGDCPLDERTAAQMQAAREAMVNAAKYGGDGGAVQVFAEVEGRTVFVSVRDRGPGFDLDSIPADRMGVRESIIGRMERNGGTARLRAVPDGGTEVELEMERAET; from the coding sequence ATGCCGGACGCCGCAGCTCTGACCATCGAGGACCCGCGGCCTCCGCGCAAGCTCTACCGCAGCAGCGACGGACGCTGGCTCGGGGGCGTGGCGCGGGGGCTCGCCGGGCATCTCGGCCTGCCCGTGATCTGGGTCCGGCTCGTCTTCGCGGGCCTGTTCATGGCGGACGGCCTCGGAGCCTTGCTGTACGCGGCGTTCTGGTTCTTCGTCCCCCTCGGCGTCGGCGGCGTGGACGCCGAGAGGCCCCCCGCCCTCGCCACCGAGACCTCCCCCGACGGCCGCCGCAGGCTCGTGGCCCGCAAGCCCGACAAGGGCCAGATCGTCGCGCTGCTCGCGATGGTCGTGGTGGCCCTGGTCTTCGTGGGGAACGTGGACCTGAGCGGCGGCGCCAAGGCCTACCTCTGGCCCACCGTCCTCGTCGGCGCGGGCGTCGCCCTGGTCTGGCGCCAGGCGGACAACGCCCGCCGGGCCCGCTGGATGGAGGTGGGCCGCCGCAAGCGCACGATCAGCCTGCTCCGCTCCGCGGCCGGTGTCCTGCTCGTCGCCGCGGGGGTCTCCGGGATATTCGTTCTGCAGGGCTCCGCCGCCCACCTCGGCTCGGTCCTGCAGGCCGCGCTCGCCGTCCTCGTCGGGATAGCGCTGCTGGCGGGCCCGTACCTCGTGCGCATGACCCAGGACCTCTCCGAGGAGCGCCTGATGCGCATCCGCGCCCAGGAGCGGGCCGAGGTCGCCGCGCACGTCCACGACTCGGTACTGCACACCCTCACCCTGATACAGCGCAACGCGGAGAACGCGAGCGAGGTCCGGCGCCTCGCCCGCGCCCAGGAGCGCGACCTGCGCAACTGGCTCTACAAACCGGAGGGCACCGGCAAGGACGAGGCGGACGAGCCCGACACCCTGGCCGAGGCCGTCAAGCGCAGCGCGGCGGAGGTCGAGGACAAGCACGGTGTTCCGATAGAGGTCGTGGTCGTCGGCGACTGCCCGCTCGACGAGAGGACCGCCGCCCAGATGCAGGCCGCGAGGGAGGCCATGGTGAACGCGGCCAAGTACGGTGGCGACGGCGGCGCGGTACAGGTCTTCGCCGAGGTCGAGGGAAGGACCGTCTTCGTGTCGGTCCGGGACCGCGGTCCCGGATTCGACCTGGATTCGATACCCGCCGACCGCATGGGCGTCAGAGAATCGATCATCGGCCGCATGGAGCGCAACGGCGGTACGGCCAGGCTGCGCGCGGTGCCGGACGGCGGCACGGAGGTCGAGCTGGAGATGGAGAGGGCGGAGACATGA